The window CCCGGATCGCGGACGGCGAGGACACCGCGGCGATCGCCGCCGGGATGCGGATCGCGGCGAGCACCGCCCGGACGCACGTCCAGCGGGTGCTGATGAAGCTCGGCGCGCGGACCCGGCTGGAGGCGGCGGCGGTGGCCGCCCGGACGGGACTGCTGGAGCGGATGGCGCGGGACTGATCGGGCGGTCCGGCCGGCGGTCCGGAGCACTCCCGCGGCCAGGGACAATAGGCCCCAGTCGTACGTACGTCACCGATGGCCGCCCACCGGCGGACCATCGCCCGCTGGAGGTCTCATCATGAGTAAGTACCTGGTCACGGGTGGCGCCGGCTATGTCGGCAGCGTGGTCGCCGCCCACCTGCTGGAGGCGGGACACCAGGTGACCGTCCTGGACGACCTCTCCACCGGCTTCCGCGAGGGTGTGCCGGCCGGCGCCGAGTTCGTGCGGGGGCGCATCCAGGAGGCGGGCGAGGTCCTCGACGCCTCCTTCGACGGGGTGCTGCACTTCGCGGCCTCCTCGCAGGTCGGCGAGTCGGTCGCGGACCCGGAGAAGTACTGGCGCAACAACGTGGCCGGCTCGCTGGAGCTGATCAGCGCGATGCGCGCGGCGGGCGTGCGCAAGCTGGTGTTCTCCTCCACCGCCGCCACCTACGGCGAGCCGGAGTCGGTGCCGATCGCCGAGACCGCCCGCACCGCGCCCACCAACACCTACGGCGCCACCAAGCTGGCCGTCGACCACCTGATCACCAGCGAGGCCGTCGCGCACGGCCTGGCCGCCGTCTCGCTGCGCTACTTCAACGTGGCCGGCGCGTACGGCGCCTACGGCGAGCGGCACGACCCCGAGTCGCACCTGATCCCGCTGGTCTTCCAGGCCGCGCTCGGGCAGCGCCCGCACATCGCGGTCTACGGCGACGACTACCCGACCGAGGACGGCACCTGCGTCCGGGACTACATCCACGTCGCGGACCTCGCCGACGCCCACCTGCTGGCGCTGGACGCCGCCGAAGCGGGCGAGCACCTGATCTGCAACCTCGGCAACGGCAGCGGCTTCTCGGTCCGCGAGGTCATCGAGTCGGTCAAGCGCGTCACCGGCCGCGAGATCCCGGTGGTCACCGCCGAGCGCCGGGCCGGCGACCCCGCCGTCCTGGTGGCCTCCGCCGAGCGCGCCCACCAGAGGCTCGGCTGGACCCCCAAGCGCCCCAACCTCGACGACATCGTCGCCGACGCCTGGAAGTTCACCCTGGAGAAGAACGGCCTCTAGGCCTCGGCCCGCGGTCGTCGGCCCGCGGTCGTCGGCCCGTGCCGTGAACGAAGCGCCGCTCCCCGCCCCGGGGGCGGCGCTTCGCCGTTCCCGCCGCTCGCCGGTGCGCCCGTCGCGAGCAGTGTGCCGGTCTGTCGGTGGTCAGTGCGCCGGGCGCGCGGCATAGGCGCGCAGGAAGGCCCGCACGCCGGTGGTGACGAGCTCCTCGGTCTCCGCCGGGGCGAGCGGGAACGCCCCCCAGTAGGAACGCTGGGTGATCTCGCTGCCGACGAGCAGGACGAAGTGCTGCGCGGCGCGCTCCGGATCGGGGGCGTCCAGCAGTCCGCGGTCGGCCAACCCACCGAACCGGCAGCCGAGTTCGACCACGGCTCGACGCGGCCCGGCGGCCTGCCAGGCCTCCAGCAGGTCCTTCGGGAGGTGTGCCGCCTCGGCGTTGATCTGCCGGACCAGCGCGAAGTGGTCGGAGAAGGCCGTCAGCGATCCCACCCAGGCCAGGCCCAGCGCGACGAGGTCCGACTCCAGGTCGGTGACCTTGGCCAGGTGGCGGTCGATGACCTCCAGCTGGGCGTTCCCGACCTGTCCGGTGCTCTCCTGGACGACGGTCCGGAAGAGCAGCTCCTTGCCGGCGAAGTGGTTGTAGATGGTGCGGGTGGACACCCCCGCCTCGGCCGCGATGGCGTCGATGCCGGCGCGGGAGTAGCCGTCCCGGCCGAAGACCGTCCGGGCGGCCCGGGTGATGGCCTGTCGCTTCTCGGACAGTCCTCGGCGGGGCGCGGTCGGGGTGTCGTTCTCACCGGTCATCGAGGGGCTCCCGAGAGGTTTGCCATAAGCGTTGTACCTAGTGCCACGAACGTTGTACTTTACCTGACGGGCCGTCCGATCGGGCGGTGACCATGGAGACCAACTCCCGGAGACCGTCATGTCCGAGACCCCGTACCGCGTCGCCGTCATCGTCGGCAGCAACCGCCCGGGCCGCGTCGCGCCCACCGTCGCCGAGTGGTTCGTGCGCACCGCCGGGCAGCGGGCCGATCTCGATCTCGATGTCATCGACCTGGCCGACCATCCGCTGCCGCACCTGGGCGAGGAGCCCACGGCCGAGCAGGCCGAGTGCCTCGCCGCGCTCTCGCCCCGGCTGGCCGCCGCCGACGCGTTCGTGGTGGTCACGCCCGAGTACAACCACAGCTTCCCCGCCGTGCTGAAGAACGCCATCGACTGGCACCGCGCCGAGTGGCAGGCCAAGCCGGTCGGCTTCGTCTCGTACGGCGGCCTCGGCGGCGGGCTGCGCGCGGTCGAGCAGCTCCGGCTGATCTTCGCCGAGCTGCACACCGTCACCGTCCGGGACTCCGTCAGCTTCCACAGCGTCTGGGGCGCCTTCGGGGAGGACGGCGAGCCCGTCGACCCGACCGTCCCGACCGGCGCCGCCAAGGGCATGCTCGACCAGCTCACCTGGTGGGCCCACGCGCTGCGGGACGCCCGCGCCGTCCGCCCCTACGGCGCCTGACCGGCCGCCGGTCGCTGGGACACCCGGGCCGCCCCCTCCGCGGCGTCGCCCGGGCCGCCACCACTTCGGTCACCGCCGCCCGCCGGGAGGCACCGCCGTCGCCGAATCACGCCAAGTCCGCACCTCCTGGCGAAACTTCACCAAACCCCCACCGGGCCGCCCCCCACCCCGTACGCTGATTCCGGTACCGGTGGGGGTCGGTGCTTTGGTCCTCCCGGGAGCCGGGGGGTGGGCGGCGGAGCAGGACCCGGGCCACGGCGGTGGTCCGCGCCGGCGCCCCGGGCGCAGCTCGGCCGAACAGGGGGGAGTGACGATGGGGCGGATCCGCGTCCTGGTGGTCGACGACCACCGGATCTTCGCCGAGGCGCTGGCTGCGGCGCTCGCCGCCGAGCCCGACGTGGAGGTCGGCGCGGCCGGCAGCGCGGCCGCCGCCGAGCGTGCCCTGGAGCGTGCCGCCACCGAGGGCCGGGCCTTCGACGTCGTCCTGATCGATGCCGACCTCGGTGCCGACGCCGACGGAGCGCGCGCACCGCGCCAGCCCGGTGCCGACCCGCCCGAGGCCCTGCGACGGCGCCCGCCGGTGACGCTGCCCGCGCCCCGCCGCCCGGCCGCCGCACCCGGGCCGCCCGCCGGCCCCGGTGTCCCGGCCCGCGGCGCCCCTGCCGCGGCCTGCTCGACCGCCCCGTACCCGCCCGGGCCGTACCCGCCCGACCGGTACCACGCCGCCCCGGCGCCCGACGGGATCACCCTGCTCGCCCGGGTCCGCCGCCACCATCCCGCGCTGCGGGCGATCGTCCTGGCCGCCGCCGACGACCCGCTGCGCGCCGCCCGCGCCCTGCACGCCGGCGCCACCGGGTGGGTGGCCAAGGAGAGTTCGCTGGCCCGCCTGCTGGCCGTGGTCCGGGGCGTGCTGCGCGACGAGACGCACCTGCCGCCCGCCCTGCTGACCGGTGTCATCCGGGAGCTCACCACCGCCCGGCGGGACCGCACCGAGAGCGAGCGCCTGGTCGACACGCTCACCCCCCGGGAGAAGCAGATCCTGCGCTGCATGGTGGCCGGCCTGGGCCGGCAGGCCGTCGCCGAACGGCTCTACCTCTCCCCGCACACCGTGCGCACCCACATGCAGAACGTCCTCGGCAAGCTCGGGGTGCACTCCACCCTGGCCGCCGTCGCGGTCGCCCGGCGGGCGGGCGTCAGCCCCTCCGAGCCGGCCGCGCCCACTGCCCCGCCGTCCGTCGCCTCGACCACAGCTCCCGGCGCCGGCTGATCCGCCCGTCACACCCAGGTACCGGCTCAGGTCCGTCAGGTCAGGGAAATCCGGAGGACAGATGTCGCCGCACAGCACTTCCGCACGCCCGCACGCAGCCCGGTCCGGCCCGAGCGGGGGCGGGGAGGCCCCTTCGCCGGCCGCGGCCACCGCGGCCGCGACACCGCCGACGGGCCTGCGCACGCTGATCGTCGGAGCCGGTGCGGCCGGGACGGCGCTGGTCCGCGACCTCGGCCGGACACCGGAGTTCGGCCTCGACCCGATCGGCCTGCTCGACGACGACCCGGCCAAGGCGGGCCGGGTCGTGGGCGGCGTCCCCGTCCTCGGGACCCTCGCCGAGCTCACCGAGCTCGCCGTCCGCCACCGCGTCCAGGTGGTCGCGCTCGCCATCCCCGGCCTGGCCCCGCAGCGGGTCCGGGCGCTGGCGGCCGCCGCCGCCGCGGCCGGCGCCGCCGTCCGCTACCTGCCGTCCTTCCTGGCCGCGCTGCGCCGCGAGGTGGTCGGCTCGGACATGCGCAGCCTGGACGTCAACCGGCTGATCGGGCGGCGCGAGGTGCACGTGGTCTCCGCCGACGTGCGGGACGTGATCGAGGGCCGCCGGGTGCTGGTGACCGGGGCCGGCGGCTCGATCGGCAGCGAACTCTGCCGCCAGGTCCACGCGTTCAATCCGAGCGCGCTCTACATGCTGGACCACGACGAGTCCAACCTGCACCGGCTCCAGCTGGAGATCTGGGGTGAGGCGCTGCTGACCGACGAGTCCCTGGTGATCGCGGACATCCGGGACCGGCCGCGGATCCAGCAGATCTTCCGCGATCTGAAGCCCGAGGTGGTCTTCCACGCGGCCGCGCACAAGCACCTTCCGCTGCTGGAGCGTCACCCCAGCGAGGCGGTCAAGTCCAACGTGCTGGGCACCGACCACCTGGTGGAGGCGGCGCTGGCCACCGGTGTCGAGCGGTTCGTGCTGATCTCCACCGACAAGGCGGCCGATCCGACCTCGGTGCTCGGCGCCAGCAAGCGGCTGGCCGAGCTGATCGTGCAGGCGAACGCCCGGGACGCGCGCAACCTGGGCACCGGGGTGTTCTCGGCGGTCCGGTTCGGCAACGTGCTGGGCTCGCGTGGTTCGCTGCTGTCGGTGCTGGCCGAGCAGCTGCGCAGCGGCGTCCCGGTGACCATCACCCACCCCGATGTGACGCGGTTCTTCATGACCATCGAGGAGGCCGTCGGTCTGGTGCTGGAGTCCGGCCGGATGGCCCGCGGCGGTGAGGTGTTCGTGCTCGA of the Kitasatospora sp. NBC_01246 genome contains:
- the galE gene encoding UDP-glucose 4-epimerase GalE; protein product: MSKYLVTGGAGYVGSVVAAHLLEAGHQVTVLDDLSTGFREGVPAGAEFVRGRIQEAGEVLDASFDGVLHFAASSQVGESVADPEKYWRNNVAGSLELISAMRAAGVRKLVFSSTAATYGEPESVPIAETARTAPTNTYGATKLAVDHLITSEAVAHGLAAVSLRYFNVAGAYGAYGERHDPESHLIPLVFQAALGQRPHIAVYGDDYPTEDGTCVRDYIHVADLADAHLLALDAAEAGEHLICNLGNGSGFSVREVIESVKRVTGREIPVVTAERRAGDPAVLVASAERAHQRLGWTPKRPNLDDIVADAWKFTLEKNGL
- a CDS encoding TetR/AcrR family transcriptional regulator, which gives rise to MTGENDTPTAPRRGLSEKRQAITRAARTVFGRDGYSRAGIDAIAAEAGVSTRTIYNHFAGKELLFRTVVQESTGQVGNAQLEVIDRHLAKVTDLESDLVALGLAWVGSLTAFSDHFALVRQINAEAAHLPKDLLEAWQAAGPRRAVVELGCRFGGLADRGLLDAPDPERAAQHFVLLVGSEITQRSYWGAFPLAPAETEELVTTGVRAFLRAYAARPAH
- a CDS encoding NADPH-dependent FMN reductase, translated to MSETPYRVAVIVGSNRPGRVAPTVAEWFVRTAGQRADLDLDVIDLADHPLPHLGEEPTAEQAECLAALSPRLAAADAFVVVTPEYNHSFPAVLKNAIDWHRAEWQAKPVGFVSYGGLGGGLRAVEQLRLIFAELHTVTVRDSVSFHSVWGAFGEDGEPVDPTVPTGAAKGMLDQLTWWAHALRDARAVRPYGA
- a CDS encoding response regulator transcription factor, with product MGRIRVLVVDDHRIFAEALAAALAAEPDVEVGAAGSAAAAERALERAATEGRAFDVVLIDADLGADADGARAPRQPGADPPEALRRRPPVTLPAPRRPAAAPGPPAGPGVPARGAPAAACSTAPYPPGPYPPDRYHAAPAPDGITLLARVRRHHPALRAIVLAAADDPLRAARALHAGATGWVAKESSLARLLAVVRGVLRDETHLPPALLTGVIRELTTARRDRTESERLVDTLTPREKQILRCMVAGLGRQAVAERLYLSPHTVRTHMQNVLGKLGVHSTLAAVAVARRAGVSPSEPAAPTAPPSVASTTAPGAG
- a CDS encoding polysaccharide biosynthesis protein; translated protein: MSPHSTSARPHAARSGPSGGGEAPSPAAATAAATPPTGLRTLIVGAGAAGTALVRDLGRTPEFGLDPIGLLDDDPAKAGRVVGGVPVLGTLAELTELAVRHRVQVVALAIPGLAPQRVRALAAAAAAAGAAVRYLPSFLAALRREVVGSDMRSLDVNRLIGRREVHVVSADVRDVIEGRRVLVTGAGGSIGSELCRQVHAFNPSALYMLDHDESNLHRLQLEIWGEALLTDESLVIADIRDRPRIQQIFRDLKPEVVFHAAAHKHLPLLERHPSEAVKSNVLGTDHLVEAALATGVERFVLISTDKAADPTSVLGASKRLAELIVQANARDARNLGTGVFSAVRFGNVLGSRGSLLSVLAEQLRSGVPVTITHPDVTRFFMTIEEAVGLVLESGRMARGGEVFVLDMGDPVRIVDLVHNFAEQVQLGRDEVEIRFTGLRAGEKLNEALFSEGEERLPTAHARIYATVAGCGGGPEDLAGGLTGLYAAAVGNSDGEVRRRLAELLPGYRTAEAEPVPVPALSSPYPDGF